In Erigeron canadensis isolate Cc75 chromosome 6, C_canadensis_v1, whole genome shotgun sequence, the following are encoded in one genomic region:
- the LOC122604422 gene encoding putative receptor-like protein kinase At5g39000: MTVIIKELEKAFYFQKNNKDMLRMSLEDIELATNNFNCANDIGGGGFGRVYKGEVANLDGNGHYTIVAKQPDTRHGQGEKQFYNELQILYEYKHENIIGLIGYSNETNVKVIIYEHAPMGSLDKYLSDPTLTWRNRLKICIDFATGLDFLHGGGHGQEVVIHRDIKAANILLFDDWKTKVDDFGLSMISTVNKETDYVIDHACGTKGYLDPLYLKSGSLTRESDIYSFGVVLFEMLCGRTAFAVYKHKGQFLSTFIEHIFKEGKQDEVVFHAIKDEIVPKSLTTFQNVAYLCLDDDREKRPTSKEVLSRLKRAMEFQVQDKSIGAETS, encoded by the exons ATGACGGTCATCATCAAGGAACTTGAGAAAGCATTCTACTTCCAA AAAAATAACAAAGACATGTTAAGAATGTCACTAGAAGACATTGAATTGgccacaaacaacttcaattgtGCCAATGACATTGGAGGAGGAGGTTTTGGGAGGGTATACAAAGGTGAAGTTGCAAATTTAGATGGTAATGGACATTATACAATTGTTGCAAAGCAACCAGATACAAGGCATGGTCAAGGGGAGAAACAATTTTATAATGAGTTGCAAATTCTTTACGAGTATAAGCATGAGAATATCATTGGTCTCATAGGCTATAGCAACGAAACAAATGTAAAAGTCATTATTTATGAACATGCACCTATGGGAAGTCTTGACAAGTATTTGAGTGACCCTACTCTTACATGGAGAAACCGACTTAAGATATGCATAGATTTTGCAACTGGGTTGGACTTCCTTCATGGGGGTGGTCATGGACAAGAGGTGGTGATACATAGGGACATCAAAGCTGCTAACATTTTATTGTTTGATGATTGGAAGACAAAAGTTGATGACTTTGGTCTTTCGATGATAAGTACGGTAAATAAGGAAACAGATTATGTTATCGATCATGCTTGTGGTACAAAAGGATACTTGGATCCATTGTACTTAAAATCGGGATCCTTAACCCGAGAATCTGACATTTATTCATTTGGGGTGGTCTTGTTTGAGATGTTGTGTGGCAGAACAGCATTTGCAGTTTACAAACATAAGGGTCAGTTTCTATCCACTTTTATTGAACACATTTTTAAAGAAGGAAAACAGGATGAGGTGGTGTTTCATGCTATAAAAGATGAAATAGTGCCAAAATCATTGACTACATTTCAAAACGTTGCCTACCTATGTTTGGACGATGATAGAGAAAAACGACCAACATCAAAAGAAGTTTTATCACGACTTAAAAGGGCAATGGAATTTCAG GTTCAAGATAAAAGCATAGGAGCAGAAACTAGCTAA
- the LOC122606054 gene encoding probable 2-oxoglutarate/Fe(II)-dependent dioxygenase, whose amino-acid sequence MNMNLGSSIPVPSVKELVSGKSFLEERVVPDRYLIPTTAANDYPTAAAPFSGDPVPVIDFTKLIDPHSQQTQLLKLHNACKNWGIFQLVGHGVSDELLKVMHRKSQEFFDMPAEEKIRYAQKPGSLEGYGQAFVISEDQNLEWCDMIFLKTIPTHIRKLEFWPQEHPHNFREALDTYSHDMRKTAVSIIGFIAMALGLDGKSFSEAFEGGNYDVRMNCYPPCPEPKRVIGISSHADISGITLLTDCGDIPGLQVLKDGEWVFVEPITNAIVVNIGIIMEVVSNGIYKAPYHRAAVNKQKDRFSIVNFCYPSKDFYIKPVEELINSDSLALYKSFTYDEYFQSFYERTNLSDDGVPFIDTLKI is encoded by the exons atgaatatgaactTAGGATCATCAATCCCTGTCCCAAGTGTGAAAGAACTTGTATCTGGAAAGTCTTTTCTTGAAGAAAGGGTCGTCCCTGACCGCTACTTAAtacccaccaccgccgccaatGATTACCCCACCGCGGCCGCCCCTTTCTCCGGCGACCCAGTTCCAGTCATTGACTTTACTAAACTAATTGACCCTCACTCGCAACAAACCCAGCTTCTCAAACTTCATAATGCTTGCAAAAACTGGGGCATTTTTCAG TTAGTAGGTCATGGAGTTTCTGATGAATTGCTAAAAGTTATGCATAGAAAAAGTCAAGAGTTCTTCGATATGCCCGCTGAGGAAAAGATAAGGTATGCACAAAAACCTGGAAGTCTTGAAGGTTATGGTCAAGCTTTTGTGATATCTGAAGACCAAAATCTGGAATGGTGTGACATGATCTTCCTCAAGACGATTCCCACTCATATACGAAAATTAGAGTTTTGGCCCCAAGAACATCCTCACAATTTCAG GGAGGCATTGGATACGTATTCTCATGATATGAGGAAGACTGCTGTTTCCATAATTGGGTTTATAGCCATGGCTTTGGGACTTGATGGAAAAAGCTTCTCTGAAGCTTTTGAAGGAGGAAACTATGACGTGAGGATGAATTGCTACCCACCTTGTCCCGAGCCTAAACGAGTTATTGGTATATCATCTCATGCGGACATATCAGGAATTACACTCTTGACTGATTGTGGTGATATCCCAGGGTTGCAAGTCCTCAAAGACGGCGAATGGGTGTTTGTTGAACCCATAACAAATGCCATCGTTGTGAATATTGGCATTATAATGGAG GTCGTGAGCAATGGAATTTACAAAGCTCCTTATCACAGAGCAGCAGTAAATAAGCAGAAAGACAGGTTTTCAATAGTAAATTTTTGCTATCCAAGCaaagatttttatataaagCCAGTTGAAGAACTCATAAATTCCGACTCCCTGGCTCTGTACAAATCCTTTACATATGACGAATATTTTCAAAGCTTCTACGAACGCACTAATCTCAGCGATGATGGGGTTCCATTCATTGATACCTTGAAAATCTAA
- the LOC122605281 gene encoding beta-amyrin 28-monooxygenase-like → MIQILTTILLFIFSYVFYVVYKNSNFSTSKLNLPPGSYGWPFFGESLALLQAGRDGVPERFVQERIKKHGSPLVFKTSILGDRMAVFCGPAGNKFLFGNENKLVGAWWPISVRKIFGKCLLTTRGNEAKWMRKMLLSYLGPDAFASHYAATMDVVTRSHIENHWRGKEEVNVYKTIRLYAFELVCRLFLSLEELNHIAKLGSLFDVFLNGVIELPIDFPGTRFNRSKKAAAAIRTELMILIKARRVALEEGKASSSQDLLSHLLTSSDECGRYLTEWEIANNILLLLFAGHDTSTCSITLIMKRLGEHPNVYDKVLNEQLEICKTKEAGETLKWEDIQKMKYTWNVVSEVMRLTTPVMGSFREALVDFEYAGYTIPKGWKLYWSIASTHRDEGNFVDMEKFDPSRFEGAGPTPYTYVPFGGGPRMCLGKEFSRVEVLVFIHNIVTNFKWDLLIPDEKIVYDPMAIPEKGLPVRLHSRHV, encoded by the exons ATGATTCAAATACTAACTACCATTCTCCTTTTCATCTTCTCATAtgttttttatgttgtttacaAGAATTCCAATTTCTCAACAAGTAAACTCAATCTTCCACCAGGAAGCTATGGATGGCCTTTTTTCGGAGAATCTCTTGCACTACTTCAAGCAGGCAGGGATGGAGTTCCAGAGAGATTTGTTCAAGAACGTATCAAGAAACACGGAAGTCCTTTAGTGTTTAAAACGTCTATACTTGGCGACCGTATGGCTGTGTTTTGTGGTCCTGCAGGTAACAAGTTTTTATTTGGGAACGAAAACAAGCTGGTCGGAGCTTGGTGGCCGATTTCAGTGAGGAAGATTTTTGGTAAATGTCTACTTACAACTCGTGGTAACGAAGCTAAGTGGATGAGAAAGATGTTGCTGTCGTATTTAGGTCCTGATGCATTCGCTAGTCATTATGCTGCTACTATGGATGTTGTCACACGTAGCCATATCGAAAATCACTGGAGAG GCAAGGAAGAGGTGAACGTATACAAAACCATTAGGTTATACGCATTTGAGCTGGTTTGTCGATTATTTCTTAGTCTCGAGGAGCTAAACCACATTGCAAAACTCGGTTCCTTGTTCGACGTCTTCTTAAATGGGGTCATTGAGCTACCTATAGATTTCCCGGGCACAAGATTTAATAGATCAAAAAAAGCAGCAGCGGCTATTAGGACCGAACTTATGATACTTATCAAAGCAAGAAGAGTAGCACTAGAAGAAGGAAAGGCATCATCTTCACAAGACCTCCTCTCACATTTGCTTACTTCTTCGGACGAGTGTGGCAGGTATTTAACCGAGTGGGAGATTGCAAACAACATCTTGCTACTGCTCTTTGCCGGTCATGATACCTCTACTTGTTCTATCACGTTGATCATGAAGAGACTTGGAGAACACCCTAATGTTTATGATAAGGTGTTGAATG AGCAATTGGAGATCTGTAAGACAAAAGAAGCAGGGGAAACGCTTAAATGGGAAGACattcaaaaaatgaaatatacttGGAATGTTGTATCTGAAGTCATGAGATTAACTACACCAGTTATGGGATCCTTCAGGGAGGCCCTGGTAGATTTCGAGTATGCAGGCTATACTATACCCAAGGGATGGAAG TTATATTGGAGTATTGCATCGACTCATAGAGATGAAGGTAACTTTGTTGATATGGAAAAATTTGATCCATCGAGGTTTGAAGGGGCAGGACCGACTCCATATACATATGTACCATTCGGAGGTGGCCCTAGGATGTGTTTGGGGAAAGAGTTTTCACGAGTAGAAGTACTTGTATTCATTCACAACATCGTCACCAATTTTAAATGGGACTTGTTGATACCCGATGAGAAAATCGTATATGATCCAATGGCTATTCCAGAAAAAGGGCTTCCAGTTCGTCTCCATTCTCGTCATGTTTAA